ACATTCCCAGGTTATAGTCAACCATCTATGTCTACTTCATATACTGATGAAGGAATGCATAACGGCCAAATTTATGCCGATCCACAGCCCGGCACGAGAGAAATGCCGCATAACAGTTATGTGTTTGATGAATTTTCCTCTGAGATGTACAATGAAGAGGATAGTTGTCACTTTGACGGATCGTGTTTACCATTCCCTGAAGGTGGATATTCGATACAGAATGAAAGGTCAGATGTTGAATTCATATATGGTTGTCCTCCTTGGGCAACATGGGAACCAAAAAGTGGCATTTTCTTTGGTTCGTGTGATGGAGAAGAATGTAGCCGTTATTCTACTTTCACAAATTCTACTGTGGACATATCGAGTAGTGGCAAATCCAAAGCAGCGTGGTGTAAGATTGGTTTTGCTCTTAAATGGGTCATATCAGTGAAAAGGCATGCAACTGCCAAAAAGAATGCTCAGCTGTTTTACCATAACTAATTCAACTCTGTTTTATGTATATAGGATATTAGTTTCtgaatgcatttgtttttctgCAAGTTTAGCTTCTTTAATTTCAACTGCACTAAAGAGATGTGTAAGACAGGTTCCTCGTCTACATCTGTGCTGGATTGTTTAGGTacaatttgttgttgttgtttctaATATCAAGTTTTTTACTTAAAGATTCGTGATCAATTCATAATTTACTCTGTTCAAATAGCAGATGCTGTACCAAATTTATAGACCCAATTCATATGTAattttgcatcttctcttttctattttatcataagtaaaaagatttattttgtgATTAGTATGTTATCCTTTAAAAATTGTAGAACCTAGTGACTTTGTTATATCATTCCTTCTCCATATCTTTAGTTAATCTCAATCCTTTAAAAATTGTAGGACCTGAATACACCTTCACTCGCTAATCTCAATCCAAATATCATGTATACACATTCTCTCTGtatcacaataataataataaaagtaatcacaactaaaataaaagatgaaaataaaatgaatcaaataGATGATAGacaaataatgtaattttactaaagaaagaaaaagtacatATGGATACGTAGTTGTTGATACTATTAAATTCCGgctatttgatttttttctatctAATGTTCTTTAGTgggtttaaaacaaaaaaaaagtctttaacGCTTGAAggaattatcaaaaaattaatattaaggtGAGTTTGTTTGATCATGTAATTAGAATAAGAAATGTCTTAATCATACTTAATCATGTATATTTACATAAGTTGTAAATCAAAAAATCGAGCTAAATATTAgagtataaataaaacaatgacTCATCAGTAAGGAAAAATAGGAATGACACAAAATGGTACACCCTTTACATTTGGTTCAAAATTTATAGAATCAAAATTCTTTCACAAAAGATTCAATCATAAAAGTAATCAACTCATATCAACACGACTGATATTTTTCTAGAGTTATGAATGTCCTAGCTACTCAATCAAATCCTAACAttcattacaaatatttattaaaaacatttttttttcaaaatgaaattaaaaatataaatgcaaATTAAGCAAAAACAAACTAAcagacaacaaaaacaaaatcaggatagagaacaaaataaattgtttcTCCATACTCCCACACTTAATCCATACCTTGTCCTCAATATTTGCAATTTGTATAGaatgtaaagaaaaaagtatGAATGGTACTTACCTTCTTCAAGGTGGAAGGACTATTGGAGTAGACAAATTTGTCCTATCCATAGTCTTATTCAGCAATGTCTTGAagatttaattaatcaatattGTAAACTTTTATGAAGATTTAATTAATCAACTTACCATTTGTGATTCATGACAAAATGTATGGTTTTGTTTCTTGTATAAAAAGATGAAATCTTACTTGAAATGCTTGTTACAATagtaaatattacattatttcatatcaatttattatgatattaatatattaacttatgtttcaaaggtttcaaattaaattacagTTATTGGTAAGCCCAAAGcacaataaattgaaataatttatccAAAGGTTGGCCTTCAATGATTTAACTTGTTAATTTTCGTATGTGAAATTTAGATCatcatatttgattattttctttgtcatgttTAGTGTAACAAGTAGTCAGATTCAAGGGCATGTGAGTACTACATAATGTTATGGATCAAGATCATCATTCGATAGAGAATTATAGATGATTGGATCGAGGTAATAATATATCTTTGAAATCttacaaattaaattcaactttgaacATTAGAATGCAAATAATAGTcaagtttttctatttttgcaaCGATTCAACAATTCATCCCCATTAAGAGAGGCTACAATTATGAAACTAAGGCATGAATGAACAACATATCTTTTGGAGAGATGGAGTTAGGCTATAATAGTTTAGTTTCAATTCTGTGTTTTGATATCGATGactttagtttttagtttaatttttcataGATTTAGTTATAGTTTAAATTGTGAATAGATGAATTCTTGATGTATGAAATGCCAAAACTAGTTTTCTGTTTTACAGGTTTGGTAAAATTGTCAAAATGaagcttttataaaaataaaaagcacgTGTTAGAAAAATACACTTTTCGACGTCAATTGACGTCAAAAAGTGTATTTTTCGATGTCAAATCCCTTATGGTGTCactccaagaaaaaaaattcaccgAGGGAGGGGGTATGGCCAAGCGAGATTGACTTagaaaaaatacatttcaatgTCAAATACGTCTTTTCCACATTACAGAAAGCACCCTCTAGATCTTTACTAAGCGTAACGGAGAGTACGCTAAGCGCTATATGACATCGGCAAGCCTACTTTATTAACGTTTAAGTACGTCgattttattttctgaagttAATTAATAACTCTCAATATAAAGTCGatgattttttaaacattaaaaaccaaaaaaatatcgACGTCAAAGTcttttttgtactagtgtaagGATTGATTTGTAATATGACGAGATGTAAGATTAATTTTTCTATCTATTTGTAGAAAAATACTCATAGTTTAAACAGAACATAATCACTTGTAAAGATACTTATTCCTATGAAAATAACTTCTTTTCTCTTGTACAGAGCACTCATTAAATGTTTGAAGGAGAATATTAAGATTGAGAACAACTAAACCACttaaatcaaaatatgttttgCTTGAAAGGGTTTCAATGTACCTATGAAATacttttatgtttgatgaacaAGTAGGGTAAGCCGAgtaatgaaaaaatttaatgttttggtTGTTTTACGTACTTCATTTTTGGTTATGATAGTTATTATTGTATACTTACATAACGAATAGTTTAGCCCTTATTACATTAAACTCATTAATACATTAGTATAACtataaattcaacttaaaacttACTTTTAGATGCACATTCAAtagtaataaaatgaaaaagtaagcTATTAATTACATCACTTAGaattaaacttattaaatactttttatataaattatatatatatatatatatatataaatataatttatttaaatactaaTCACGTAATCTACTTTTGCACATCTACAAGTATATGATTGCTTTAACAACATACTTCcgtttttcagaaaaaaaaaaattacaacagtATCTGAATATGTCTATATGTGTGATACAAACctttatatgatatttaaggctaaataaaataaagaaatgaataaaaacaacaggaaataatataaaaaaggaaaataaaattttaacaccattttttgacatcattttgacactgcacacgtgtcaaaatatggttggacatGCAAATAACAAAATACTGTTTATTATCTCCCAACaagtatagaagaagaaaagttgaacACGAAATGATGAAATTGCAAATGTTTTTCTAtgtattttcaccaaaaaaTACCAATGAGACGCGGTTTGTGTTTAATGCAGCGCGCTTATCTAGTCTTCCGTGCTCTGCAGGAAGAAAATTCCGAGTGGAAGATTAGCGTCAGTCTCCTCGTACCATTCAGTGAACAGCCCTTAAAAAAGTGTTAGAGTCGCAGTTATAGACAGTTGCTggttttttctgtttttgtgaaCAAAGATTCGTTTGGTTGGTAGCGAGTGTTTGAAGCTTGTGGAGGGACAATGGCACCAAAAAGAAACTGTGACGAGGAGGATCATCACAATAACGACGACACCCATCTTCAAACTGTTGCTAAAAGGAGACGCGACGGGACCATCGATCATTCGCTTCTGTCAGTGTTTGTTTCGATGTCTGTTAACTCTCTTCGTTTCAAGCACCTTCTtctaaactttttctttctttttgtggTTATTGTACAGTGCCGCTTTGGAACCTGTTCTTCGCAAATTGGTAAGCATACAATAAGCTTCTATTCGTTATTGACTCAAGTACactagaaatttaaaaactgTGTAATCTGTGTTGTTAACCTTCCTTTTACAAAGAACCAACCAGGCTTTTTATATTAACTCTATGTTGTTCTGTTCCCTAACTAGATGGAGGAGTTGATTCCTCCTATGCTAGAGCGTCACGTGTCCCCGTGGTTTGTTTCTCTTGTCACATACTTTTTCTGGACACTCTGTTTTTCTACACATAAACtgattgtaattaattttttgtttccaaTTTAGTTGTCGATTTTGCCATAACCATCAGGGTGGCAGTTCCGGAGGCAGAGCTTACCAATTGTGCTTCGTCAATGGATTGCCTCAAGTAATTTTCACCATGGCCAATCTCACAGCTGAGGACGGTGGTTCACTTGAAATTGAGCTGCGGGATGCTGCATCGCAGCAACGCGTTGACACAGAGGAATTTTCGAGCATGAAGGCTCAGATCTATGTGCTGGATGGTGCTTTTGAAAGTCAGGACTGGACTGCAGAGGAATTTGATGGCAACATTGTGAAACCAAGAGAGGGGAAGGCACCATTACTCAGAGGACAAACggttattaaaattgaaaaaggggTTGGTTTTATCGATAAGAAGAGGCTTAAGATTACTGATAACTCTAGCACCACAAGAAGCAAAACGTTTCGGTTGGGAGTTAAAATCGTGGGAACTAACTCCCATGGAGTAGGAATCAGGGAAGCCATAAGCGAACCCTTCAGGGTCAAGGATAAACGTGGAGAGTGTAAGTCCTTAACCataatcattttcatatttttcggTAAATaatgctttaaatattttaattttcgatGCGTATTTGATTATTTCAGCGGCAAGGAAATCCGAGCGTCCAGCCTTGAACGATGAAGTATGGCGTCTGAGGAACATTGGAAAAGCGGGTGAGCTTCGCAAGCAGCTTTCCCAGAATAGAATAAAGACTGTGAAGGATCTTTTGCGGTGGGACACAATCGGTTTATTACGGAAggtaaataaaactttttaaacatTCTTACGTGTGGACAAATGATTCTGTACTTTGGTTCTTTTTTGATGATGCGCTTAACTAGATAGTGTAGTAGTTAGTACTGACATGTATATGTGTCCATCTGATATTCACATGTGGAAAGTAGAAATTCAGCAAGATTAATGCATGGGACAAAATCATTGAACATGCTAAAGAATGTGAACTAGATGATTCTGAGCGCTACTTGTATACGTATCGTGCCACGGAACCAGAGAAATCTGTTTCCCTTGTCTTTAACTGCATCTATGAGCTTGTGGAGGTCATTATTAACGGCCAACATCGTTCTCTGCAATCTCTGAATTCGGAGGAGGaggtttgtaattttatatcctATTCTATGTGTTGGTTCCATTGGCTCCTTATTCAGATTCTTAACATTAACGATTCATATACTTGTTATTGGAACTGATCAAGATGCATTGTAACTGCCAGCGTTTGGTGGGAAGAATGAAGGTGGAAGCATACTCAAATCTGGAGCATCTGGAGCCAATTGCTGCCACACCAACAACACATGATGACTTAGTGTCGAAGTTAACAGGTACACAGGCGGTGTCATACAGTGCTGCATATCAAGGTCTGCAACTGCCTGATCACCAAGGTACTGTATCTgtcttctcctttcttttttgtcactcaaaaaataagaaatttgtagGGAAATGTTGACTATTTATACATGTTCTGTCTTAGCCTTGAAATTTTGGTTTGGTATGGTTGGTAAGTTGTGATCATTATTGGCTCTTTATATGCTTAACCTATGAAGATGCAGGTCAATTGGAATCATCAACATCAATTGCAAATGATCCCTGGCCGTTCTTCTTCGAAGATGAGCAAccaaattttttatactatgcatgtgatgttgatgatgactatggaggaggaggaggatcATGTAGCAAAGGCAGCTCCTTTTTGCCTAACACTGCTGAGTATATGTCAAGAAAAGGGAAAGCCAAGACGGTTTGGCAGAAAGTCAGAAATGCTTTCAAACTCCTCATACATCCGAATATGGCTTAAAGGAAGAACCAATTTTCCTTTTGCGGTCAGAATTGAATTGAATTcgtttttcttttgattgctgCTTCATTTGCGTTTGCCCAAGTCAATTTCTGTACTTCGTTAACCaactattaatttataaatgtcGTGCCAATTTGTCTATTGCCAATTTCAGGACCCATGGTCTTGTTTTGTTGTGTAAAAATGACATGACAAAATGTTTTAACGATATTGctgcttttttttttggaatgttCTCAGTTAAGACTGTTTTCCATTAAGGAAGTttgaatcttttaaaatattctaaacataaattacaaattatatacatagttttattttatttttatcctagTTATCCTCTTATTTGCCTGTTCGCTTAGAACTAATTATTGGACCATAAATCATAGgttagttaagaaaaaaaaaaaaaaaaaaaaaactagtccAAAATATTATGTGAAAGAAGCTCTGAATCTGGCGAATCGAGCTGAagagataagaaaaagaaaaggacggagaattaattaaagaatgaagagcatttaaaagtaaaaataaatagcTGAAGTTGACCGAGCAAGTCAAGCTCCTCAGAATATGAATATACCAGATCTCAAatcttgaaaaaagaaaaaggacacAATTCATATTTTGCTGCTACCTTGAAAACCCAAACCCGTCTTCGTTCTTTCTTGTTCTTCTCTCCGGTGCGTAGACAAGGCCATGAAGAATTTTCTCACGTTCAATCAAAGCAGGAGCTTCTGCGCAGGTCAGTTACCATTCAACTCCACACTCTATAACGTTCAGCTTATAAATCTTTTCAACAAGTCAAATTTTCGCTCTTCTTTGCATACTTTCTtgtaaataaaaacagtaaCGAAACTTGAAGGTTTTTGCTCCTTTCTCACCGCTTCAAGTTACCAtgaatctaattatttttttgttccttttcatttttccttcaaGTTCAAATAAGAAATTACTTGGACTGTTGCTCTTGTTTTTTCCCTTTTGGTCAAACTTCAGACTGTCTTTAACATGGAAAATCATAAATTTCAATTCaaggagaaaaaacaaaaaagaaaaattaggtgGGAAATTTATTGTACgagaaaattatatatgcacGGTATACGTAGAGTGGACacttagagagagaaaataataaaaaatacataatatgtaaatgtcataaagaaaaaatagatgaaaaaaaatattcttagaaTGTTTCCATTCAtgaatttccaaaatattttacccttgaACAACCCGTGATTTAAATACCAGCTCATAATTTTCTTTGTAAGCACTCGTTGACCATAAATTCATCATGGGTCTGGGCCTCCTCACCAGAACATATATCTGTGATCATGTTATGCCTTTTGTTTACTCATCTACGAGTATCGCAGTTTTTCACCGTCCTGATTCCTGATATTCCTGGTTCATGAAACCTTTGCAATACTGTATATCAAATTGAAATtatctaaattttgttaattgaaAAAATGCCATATTCACCTTGAAATTGATTACTTGTTAGGCATTCGTTTCTGGCATTGATTTGCACTATTCGTATATTACCGGCAATGAGTATTGAGCATTATGAAAATCTTCTCCTTTGATTAGGTCAAGATGTAAGGtcacatttaaaattctttttatctaTTTGTCCATGTTGTCATGTTTATGCTCAATACCGGGTGATGCATTCCTAACGTATAACTTTGTCATTTTGAACTGATCATACATTTATGTTTCTATTTAAAAGTATGATTCTTAATCAAGAATTCAGAATCATACGCCCGGAGCCAAATTCACGAAATGAATCAAGTTGAAACCTTGGCCATCTTGTTACCTA
The sequence above is drawn from the Vigna radiata var. radiata cultivar VC1973A chromosome 3, Vradiata_ver6, whole genome shotgun sequence genome and encodes:
- the LOC106757360 gene encoding calmodulin-binding protein 60 G isoform X2, which produces MAPKRNCDEEDHHNNDDTHLQTVAKRRRDGTIDHSLLAALEPVLRKLMEELIPPMLERHVSPCCRFCHNHQGGSSGGRAYQLCFVNGLPQVIFTMANLTAEDGGSLEIELRDAASQQRVDTEEFSSMKAQIYVLDGAFESQDWTAEEFDGNIVKPREGKAPLLRGQTVIKIEKGVGFIDKKRLKITDNSSTTRSKTFRLGVKIVGTNSHGVGIREAISEPFRVKDKRGESARKSERPALNDEVWRLRNIGKAGELRKQLSQNRIKTVKDLLRWDTIGLLRKKFSKINAWDKIIEHAKECELDDSERYLYTYRATEPEKSVSLVFNCIYELVEVIINGQHRSLQSLNSEEERLVGRMKVEAYSNLEHLEPIAATPTTHDDLVSKLTGTQAVSYSAAYQGLQLPDHQGQLESSTSIANDPWPFFFEDEQPNFLYYACDVDDDYGGGGGSCSKGSSFLPNTAEYMSRKGKAKTVWQKVRNAFKLLIHPNMA
- the LOC106757360 gene encoding calmodulin-binding protein 60 G isoform X1 — its product is MAPKRNCDEEDHHNNDDTHLQTVAKRRRDGTIDHSLLAALEPVLRKLMEELIPPMLERHVSPCCRFCHNHQGGSSGGRAYQLCFVNGLPQVIFTMANLTAEDGGSLEIELRDAASQQRVDTEEFSSMKAQIYVLDGAFESQDWTAEEFDGNIVKPREGKAPLLRGQTVIKIEKGVGFIDKKRLKITDNSSTTRSKTFRLGVKIVGTNSHGVGIREAISEPFRVKDKRGESARKSERPALNDEVWRLRNIGKAGELRKQLSQNRIKTVKDLLRWDTIGLLRKKFSKINAWDKIIEHAKECELDDSERYLYTYRATEPEKSVSLVFNCIYELVEVIINGQHRSLQSLNSEEERLVGRMKVEAYSNLEHLEPIAATPTTHDDLVSKLTGTQAVSYSAAYQGLQLPDHQDAGQLESSTSIANDPWPFFFEDEQPNFLYYACDVDDDYGGGGGSCSKGSSFLPNTAEYMSRKGKAKTVWQKVRNAFKLLIHPNMA